Genomic window (Phoenix dactylifera cultivar Barhee BC4 unplaced genomic scaffold, palm_55x_up_171113_PBpolish2nd_filt_p 001200F, whole genome shotgun sequence):
ACATATCACCGGACACCCTGCCCAATTAGCATCAGCAAAGGCATATAACTCGAGAGAGGAGTTGGAGTGAAGACGAATGCCCATGGTGGTTGTGCCTTGCACATAACAAAGAGTACGCTTAACCATTTGGTAGTGGGCTTCAGTAGGAGTGTGCATAAATTGAGATACGAAGTTGACACTGAAATGTAAGTCTGGCCTGGTGAGAGTCAAGTATTGAAGGGCGCCGACAATACTGCGATAATAGGAAGGATCGAAGAAGGATGTGGAGCTCCCAGAATCCTTCGTCTTCGGAGTCATAGGTTTCGCCACGGGTTTGCAATCCATCATCTGGGCACGATAAAGAATATCGAGAGCATAGTTGATCTGAGACAACACTAAACTGTCAGTAGCATAGGTCACTTGAATTCCAAGAAAATAATGTAAAGGAcctaagtctttcatatcaaattcATAATGAAGAGTATGAATAAAATTATGGAGTAAGTGTTCATCAGAACCTGTTAAGATAATATCATTAACATAGAGTAATAAAAAGATAGATCCATGAGACAAATGACAAATGAATAAAGAGGGATCCGCAATGCTGCAGAAGAAACCAAAGTCAAGAAGAAAGCTACTAAATCTGTCAAACCAAGCTCTAGGGGCCTGTTTTAGACCATAGAGAGCCCGATTTAATTTGCAAAAATGATGGGGATGAGTAGGATCAACAAAACTAGGTGGTTGTTCCATGAACATTGACTCATTTAGAAATCCATGTAAAAAAGCATTTTTAACATCTAACTGCCTAATCATCTATTTGCGTACTAAAGCAATGGTAAGAACTATTCTAATGGTACTTAGTTTAATTACCGAAGAGAAAGTCTCAATGTAATCGTTATCGTCAACTTGGTCATATCCTTTGGCTACTAAGTGTGCCTTAAGGCAATCAAGAGAACCATTAGCTATGagttttggcttgtagaccCATTTACTACCAATGACATGTATATCAGAAGTGCGAGGGACGAGGGTCCATGTGTTATTTTTATGGAGTGCCTCTAATTCCTCATGCATTGCTCTGGTCCACCCTTCATGTGACAAACGCTTTTTGGTTCCTGCGGGATTGGTAAAACCTTATGAAGATTGGCATATTTGGGATTAGGTTTGTAGATACTTGCCTTTGATCGAGTAATCATGGGATGAGgaatcatagccgtcgaagaTGGTGAAGCCTCTGGTAAAGGAGCAGCACTAGGTAAACTATAAAATGTGGTGTCGGAATCAATAATGGGAATGTTGCCTGCAATACTCGAAGGGTCAGGAGGGGTAAGAGGCTCTAGTGGAGGAACAAAAGAAGATTCAGGGATGCCAGGTTGTATGGGAGGCGATGCTGCTTCAAGAGGGGAAGAGTAAGAGGCTTCATTTGTGTTCTCACGAGCAACTAGCAACATGGGAGGGGAATCCAAATCATCCTGCACCATAGTGTCATTAGTAGTATTTGAAATATTAGGAGAATGCGAATTGGACGAAGTGATGGAGGCTAAGGATGGCGTAAGCCATTCAGAAAATGTGGAAATGGTGTTAGGTTGTAAGGAATGTGAGTGCAAGGCAGCAAAATCTTTGAAGGGAAAGCtaccttcatcaaaaacaacatgatggGAAATGTACATACGTCTAGTAGGAGGATAAAAACATTTATAACCCTTATGCTTATTACTATAACCCATGAACACACACGGAAGGGACTTAGGATCAAACTTGTTAGTTTGATTATTCCAAAGATATGGAAAACattttgatccaaaaactcgcaAAGATAAGTAATCTGGATGCCGTCCATGaagtttgtaaaaaggagaaatatTACCAAGTCTTACAGAAGGTAtacgattgatcaagaaaacGGCAGTTGAGAAGGCCTCTATCCAAAAGCGCTTGGGCATGCCACTATAAAAGAGCATGGTTAAGCCCAACTCACGAATGGTTCGATGACATCAGCAATGGCATTTTGTTCTGGAGTTTGAGGACAAGAAATTTGATGAATGATCCCTTGATCCtgcaaaaaattcttaaagGCATTGCTAATAAATTCACCTCCACCATCCGACtgaaaaatttttatttgttttgaaaactgACAATCAACAAATTTTACAGAAgtgcaaaaggaagcaaagaaaTCAAATTTATGTTTCAAAGGGATGAACCATATGTAACGACTACAATCATCAACTAATACAGCGTAGAATAAAAACTTATCAATAGAATTAACATGGGCAGGTCCCCCAAGATCACAATGGATCTTTTCAAAAAAAGTTATAATTACtatgaaaagaaggaagaaatggaAGGTGGCTGAATTTGCCAAGCTGACAACCACAAATAGTGGCAGTTTTATTTCGGCCAATAACTTTTATTAATCCTCAAGACTGAAGAGTTTGAACTACAGTAGCTTGTGGATGCCTCAATCTCTGGTGCCAAACATCATTGCTCACAGCTTGAAAGCGTAAAGAAAAGTGGGCTTCTAGGGACATGGAGATGGTATAGAGATTACCTTGCTTCGGCCTCACAGCAAGATTTGATTCATGGCCCTGTCCTTTATAGTAAAACCAACACCAAAAAACTCACAATTAATAGGATAATCAGTTGTTAATTGACCGACGGATAATAAATTTTTTCAAGGTCAggaacaaataaaacattatcaAGAGTGAGAGAGTTGGGTTTGTTACCAATTTCGGCCTCACCTATATGAGTTATTGGTAACAATGTCCCATTACCAACCATCACATAATCGATTCCAGTATAAGGATGCAAATTTTTTAAGATACCTGGATTGGATGTCATGTGAGCAGAAGCCTCTGTGTCTGTTGTCCACTCTTGATCTTCAGCATTATTGCTGAGAGTTAGAGCAGCAAGAACTTGAGGCACATCAGTGTCTTGATAGGCTTTGTCAAATCTGTGCCAGCACTTGAATGCTTCATGTCCCTGTTTGCCACAGATTTGACAAGTGGTGTTCTGTTACGATCTCTACTATGTGGTGATTGAGGTTTCGCAGCTTGATTAATAGGCTGAGAACTATTGTTTTGGTGATGAAAGCCTTTGCCTTTGGAAGAAAAATTGTTTGGAAGATCCCATGGTTTATACAAGATCACTAGAAGTTATCGAAAAGTCGTTTTCTACTTCGAGTATTGATGCTGGGGATGGACTAAAACCAGATCAGCTCTAAATTGATTAGAACTGATCTATTGTAGTACTTATGGTGGCAATGGAACGGTCATGTGATTGACTTGCAAGGATTacagggagaggagggaggtggTGGGAGTTGCATATTGATTGACTGCTACATTCCTTCCCTTATAAACTTGTAATTATGGTAGTTAGGGAGTAGCCCGAGTAGTGGTGGGTGAATCGGCAGTCCCGTTATGATctccacaaaaaaagaaaaagaaaaaaagcaaagggtggctccaataatgataaaattggaGATTTGTTCTTAGTAGCTAGTTTCGATACCGGTTACAAATGAATCTGGCTGTTCAAATGAACAGGTCGGGACTTGCTCAAATGTGAATGACATTAATCAAATGAGGTAGGGCACATAATAGTGCTAGTGGGTCTACTTGCTCTGCGCCATCATCCCAATTTGTTGATATATTGAATTAATCTGCTCCATCAAATCAACCAATCTGGAAGACAACTGCAAATCAAAAGTAAGGAGCTGAATATAATATGAGCGTAAGGCATGCCATAATTTACCATATGAGGCCGCTGTTTGTGCTTTTTCCTATGAAATGTTAAGATCTGGAGCTACACCTGCAGAGGCTACCTCAGTTCTGCAAACACTTTTTCAAGATCATCAGTTTTGCTTATCTTATTCATAATATGTGCAATTCATATATATCTTTTGAAATTGTTCCGACCATGTTATATTTACTCAATAGGAATGTGATAGAACACCCTAACGAGGTGAAGTTCAGGAGACTAAGAAGGGTATTTTTTGGCTACCATATCATATGATATTTCTTTTTGCTGTTATGAAGAACACAACTCTGCATTTGTTATAATATTAGGTTCTTAGTCACTTTCCATTGGGCTTCACGGGAGCTGGTTGTTGTGTTCCCTTGTTGTTAATCGGGAATGAAGGTAGCAAAAATGTGCGAACAGTAATAGCCTTATTAATTTTTGAGATGGAAACCACATAAACAATTTCAAGTAGTAAATCTAGCAAGCAAATGAGCAGCTGAATCTCTGGGCTAATGGGCCGGGCTGAAGAGGCCAGGCCGATCTGCCCTGTTGATCGTGGTCGACCGATCGCAGAAGAGGTGGAGAGAAACTCCCCACTCCTCGATCGTCCCAAAGATCCAACCATTGGCCGGATAAGGTCGGGATCCCTCCTAACTaagtcttctcctcctcctcctcctctgttgAAACCGTCGCGAACACCCAAGAAGCGCCGCCGATTTCCAAGCATTTGCTGAGCTATTCCTCAGGATTCCATCTGAAAGGATCGTCTGATCATCCATAAAGTTTCGCCGGGCTGAAGTAATGGGTCAAACCCCTTCTTCCTCCTGATTTTCCGGCTCCATGGCTATTGCCGCTGTTTGATTTGGGCCGGTGAGCTGCCGGAATAGCATGAAACAGGACattctatattttcttcttcttgcttggTTCTGCTGACCCCTGCTGGCTCTGGCTCGTTACTCGGGGCTGTCGTCGTTGCTATCACCAGAGGCTACTGTAGGCCGCCGTCCGCTAGCTCTTCCATGGCTCGGttcgagaaggagagggagagagagagcctcccctgttttgagaagaggaagaaggctttctctcttctctctctacttttctctctcttctctctccagtTGGGCCGGGGGATTTGGGGAAGAGGAATTGACAGGTTATTGAATTTTGGTTCTGCAGAACAAAGCTTGAAAGCTTCAGATGGTTCAGAGTGTGAAATTGTTGAGGCGATGCTGGTAATAAGCCAAATGAGGTCAGAGCAAGGAGGACTCTCCTATCTTTGTTTCAGTTGGATGATGCTGACAGCGTTGAGAGCAAGGAAAATTTATCGAAAGACCAACTCGTAAGAGAATTTGACCGCTGGAAATACCATGTCTCTAGAAGATGGGTATGAATGCATAACTGGTGTCTCCCATGATGTGGATAGTTCTAAGGATGTTCCCGTTGAGGCGATCTCTAAGCTTGGTCGAAGCCAGAGTGTACATTACTCTTCCCCTGGAAACTTAGATAATGGACTTCTTCGCTTTTATTTGACTCCTTTGAGAAGCAGCAGAAGAAATGTAAGCAAGAGTAGGACGAAAAAAATCACATTAGACGCATCTTtgggttttattgaaaagaacagCATTGTACTCAAAAGGATCCTAAGTTTATATTGGTGGTTGTGCACTTTTTCCCGAAAACCATTCCGTAAGAGCATCGGGGGACGCTGAGTGCGACCAATTGGTAAAGTGCTTCAATATACGTGCGATTTCAGTGTCTTACCATCGAGCAGTTGGCAGGCTATAGCCTGGGGTGAGTGGAGAACGGGAAGACGAGGGAGGTGATGGCGGAGGAGGAACGGGCTGCCAGAGAGGCTAAAGGGAAGGATGTTGGCAGTGAGCGGCCGGCTCCGAGAGGGCCAAGCAAGGCTCCCTCCTGGTCAACGGTGGCTCAAGCGCCACCGAGGCAACCCATGTGGTCAAGCCATCGGAGGAGCTCGAGATCCTCCAAAGGCATTTCACAGAGGTACTCGAACTCCCGGCGGAGCGGGTGGGGAAGGCTCGGAAGGCGTGGGCGTCCACGGCAGTCATCGTCCGGAGCTTGGGAAGGCAAGTCCCGACAGAGTGGGTCGCCGGGAACTGAGGCAAAAGGGGAAGCTCGACTACGATGTCGAGGCTTTCCCGATGGTGGAGGAGCACTTGACCCTCCATTTCAGAAGTGAGGGAGACAAAGATGCAGCGTTGGCGGATGGTCCATGGATATTGGCCGGCCAACTTTTGGCTATGGACTGCAGGCTGCCGGACTTCTCCCCATGCGCCAAGGTGGTGAATCGGGTAGTGGTGTGGCTCCGGCTCCCCTTCCTGCCGCTTGAGTACTGGGACAAGGAGTCGATCTAGGAGATAGCGGCGGCGGCCGATGGTCTTGGACGGGTTCACAGACCACCTCCGGACAATTGGGTATGCTAGAGTGAAGGTGGAAGTGGATGCTGGTAAGCTGCTCAAACTTGAAATTTTCATCAGAGGGTAGGAGGCAAATTCTGGCAGGCTTTAGTCTACGAAAACGTACCGGCGTTTTGCTTCAGATGTGCGAGGATCGGCCATTTGGAGGGTGATTGCAAGTTTCCCCCACCTTTGCCGGGGTTGACGGAGAAGGATAGGCACAGGGACTCGGCCATGCCGATGTTCGTGGAAACCTCCTCCGAGATGGGAGGAAGTGAGTCCGACCATGGTCAACGGCCGGTGTTCGGGCCGTGGCTAACCACCACTCGCATCAGATAGCCAAGGGTGGCCGAGGACGGGTGTGGTTACTCCCGAGTCAAACTCGGATCCGTCATCGAGTCTGTCTGGGTCAAATTCTCCATGAGCCCGGTTGAGCTCACCCAACTCACCACCCAACTCGGATAGATGGCAGAAGCCCTCAAAGGTGGCATGGATGAAATTGCCGATGAAGGGTGCTCCGGCCGGCGACTCAACAAACTCAGGGGAGGAGACTGGCTAGGAGGGCCATGGCTCTAAGTCCGTAGCGAGCCAAAGGAATGCTTCGGGCTGGACTCAAGTGATGAACCTGGTGGAGCGGGCTGAGGAGGCCCACAAGACGTATCCATGGCAGAGGTGGCCTCTGGGCTGGGCTCGTTGAAACGGGCGACAAGCCCGGCCATTGCCTGAAAGGTGGATGGGCTGGTGGAGATAGGATCGGACCAGCTAAGTGGGCCAAGCGAGGGTGCGGAGGATGGGGGCCTGGTCAGTGGGTCCGCCTTTAAGGGCCTAGGGGGAGCTGGCGTGGATAGGGGCCCGAAGGAGGTCGGACTGGGGCCCCATGGACCGGAGTTGCGCCCGTGTCTCCTTAGGCCGAAGGTTTGCCAcagaaagagggggggggggggggggtggtgacCACAAGCGAAACCCCAGACTACCTCATCCCAAGGTGGTGGAGGATGGAATGGGGAGCagtgaggaaggagagaaggGCGTGAGGCTTGTCGGTGCTGGAAGCAGCCGGAGGAAACCTAAAGGTCGAACCAAACCTACGGGGGAGCAGCAGCGATAGGAGGCGAGAGTGGAGGGTTTGCGGCCTACCTTTCGAGGCTCCAGCAAGAAGGGGGTGAGCTCCGGTGGTGCGAGTGGACACCGACAGAGTCGGAGCCCCCTGCTTCTCGGACAAGTGGAGCAAAGGCCAAGGGCTATCCGGTGGCATCATTGTGACTTGGAAAATGGGGAATTGTAATCTGTATATTTTCCATCAATGTAATTGGCAGGTTATTATGGTAATATTAGAAGGCAACGGGCATCCATGGGTCCTTTCGGCAGTGTATGCGAGTATTAATTATAGGGAGAGAAGGGTGCTGTGGGGTGAGATAGCTAGCATGGTACAATAGGGCTTCCTAATGGTTGTGGCAGGTGACTTCAATTATATTGATGGGCCTCAAGAGAAGAGAGGGGGCAAGTCATTTACCAACAATGTTGAAGTCAGAAAGTTCTAGGAATTCATCACAACGACTGGCTTGGTCGACCTAGGGTTCACTAGGGCTAAATTTTTCTAGTGTAACAACAGGCTGGGTCGAGCAAGAGTCTGAGAGCGGATTGATCGAGTTTTCACCACAGTAGGATGGATCCAGCACTGGCCGGATTACCGAGTGAGCCATCTACCTCAGATAGCATCGGATCATTGCTCTATCCTAGTGAGTACCTTAGTTGTGTGCTCTTATTTCAGTTCTTTTCATTTTGAGAAGTTTTGGCTTTCCTACCCTCAGTCTTAGGAGGTGGTGAGAAAGGCTTGGCAGACCGTTGTGCGGAAAAGTGCCATGTACAGAGTGACCAGAAAGTTGGAGCTAACCAAGCGACGGCTGAGAAAGTGGAACCGAGAAGAGGTGGAGATTATATTTAGAAGGATTGAGAAAAGTGAAGTGGCGATTGTTGACCTTCAGGAGAGAGAGGAGCGAAGGGGGGGCTTGACTGAGGTGGAGCAGGGGGAACTCAGGGCTCATCTGGTGTTGCACCACTCACTCCTTCGATAGCAGGAGACTTTATGGAGATAGAAGTCGCGGATATAGTAGGTTATGAAGGGGGACAGGAACACCAGATTTTTCCATCAGTTGATAATTATTCACTGACAGTGGAACAGGACTAGCAGTATCGGGAGAGTAGCGAGCAGGTGACGGAGGACCCCAGCATTATCAAGAGTGTGCTGGAGCTGTTCTTCGGATCTAGATGGATGGAGGTGTCAAGTAGGAGGGGCCTGTACAGTGAGCCAACACTAATGGCGAAGGTATATGGGGAAGAGAATGCAGAGTTGGTTAGGCCGGTATCAGTTCTAGAGATTCAAGAGGCATTATGGTCGCTTGCTGAGGACAATGCAGTGGGACTGGATGGTTTTCCCTCAATTTTCTTTAGAAGATATTGGCACATTATGAGGTAGATCGTTTCTGAGGTGGTTCAGCAGCTCTTCACTTCGGCAAGCATGGCTAGTGGGTGGAAAAGAACTAACATCACATTGTTCCCGAAGAGAAATAATGCCTCGGAGACGAGCCACTACCGCCCTATCAGTTTGTGCACCACTTTGTACAAGGTGGTAGCTAAGATTCAAGTAAGAAGGGTTAACAGCATTCTTCCTAGGCTCATCAGTCCTGAGCAGGGGGGTTTGTTAGGGGGCACAATATTTCTGATACTTTGCtaatagaacaagagtttatggCTGATCTCCAAGAAGCACCAAGCAGAAGGAGTTTGATGACTGTTAAGCTGGATATGGAACATGCCTATGATAGAATGAACTAGAGTTTCCTGGCTCACTCTTTGGAGAGTTTTGGCTTCATCAACAGTGGATTCTGGGATGTGTCTGTACCCCTTCATTTGCCATACTAGTGAGTGGCTCACCTTCCCCATTTTTTGAGTTGGTGGTTGGCTTAAGGCAGGGGTGTCCGCTATGACCACTACTATTTATCATATATGTGGATACTTTATCTAGATGGCTATGGTATGCTGTCGAGTTTCAGGATTTGGAGGCTAATATATTGGGGGCGACGTCTATCCAGGTCTCTCACTTACTATTTGTGGACGACTGCCTACTGCTTGCTTGTGCGACGAGACACTTTGCCCTAGTTCTATAGAGAGTTCTAGGGGAGTATTGTTAGGCCTCTGGGCAAAAGGcgaatctatcaaagttagcAGTTTGTTTTAGCCCAAAGATTAAGGAGCGGCTGAAGGGGGCTATCATGGAGATCCTGGGGGTAGGCAAGCAAGGTAGTACATTGAGATATCTTGGGGTGCCGATCATGGGGCAATGCCTCCATCATGGTGACTATTTAGCCATCGAGCAAAGTATCAGGCACAGGTTAGAGGGATGGTAGGCGAGTGCCTTATCAATGATGGAGAGAGTTACCATGGTCAAGTCAATCCTCAGTTCGATCCCAGTATATCTGTTGTCCAATACTATTTTGCCGGTGGCACCCCTAAGGTCCATGAAGCAGATGTTAGAAACTTCATCTGGGGCAAGCGAGAGGGGGAGGGTGCGGCACTCACTTGCTTGCCTGGGATGTGATTTGTCAGCCGACTAGGATTGGGCGTCTACTCTCTGATCACTAGGCGGGAGATTATGGCAGCCAAACATGCAGCCAGGTATTTTCTAGAGCCAGAGAGCCTATAGAGTTCGTTGATGGGGGCAAAGTATGGGGAGGGGATGATAGGGTTTTCCTTTCGTACTAGATGTTGGTGTTCCTTTATTTGGAGAGAGATTTGCGCTCAGGCCCCGATGTTGATGCCAATCATCAGATGGGCTATTGGCGATGATCGAGATATTGATGCCTTGGAGGATAGCTAGGTGTCAGAGCAGCCCCTTGGACGGTGGCCCACCATGGTTGACCCGGATCGCTTGGTAGGGAGGACAGTATGTGATCTCCTTGTGCTCGGAGAGAGAAGATGGGATGAAGACTTCGTCCAACGAGCTTTTAGGGTACAGCTGGTGGAGAGGATCTTGGTCGTGCCACTACCCGCTATGGAGACCTTGGATAGGAGGGTTTGGAGTGTGTTCAGTGGGACAAGGGTTAGGGCCCGGGATCTACAGACCATAATCAGTGAGGAGCTGACTCGGCGGATTGATGGAGGGTGGATCTGGAGGATGTGTATCTACCCCTAGGTTGCCCTGTTCCTTTAGAAGGTGGCATGGGATTGCTTGCCGACCAGAGGTGTCCTGGCTAAGAGGGGGTGTGGTTGCTTCAACTTGTGCGGAGTGCCTCGGCATGGAGAAGACCATCAGCCATGTACTCTTTAGATGCATGCGTTGTAGTGCAGGTCTGGGGCTGTGTTGTAGATCCGCCGCAGGGAGTGTCATCTACTGAGGACTTTCTGAGCCAGCTGAAAGAATCCTGACGGAGTCCAAGCTTCTTGGAGTGGGGGGGTCAGatgcacctatatggactaTCACATTTGGCTAGACAGGAACAACAAGATATTTGAGGGCAAGATAGTGCATTCTGGAAAAGTGGCTGATAATGCCTTACTCCATACAATGGAGATCATTGGTGGTGCTGCTATCACCTCACCTGGGTTGGCCAGGGATATTTGGGGTTCCCATCTAGATCATGTAGTAACCAAGACTATCCTTGTATCCTGAGAACCCTCATCCCTcagctttcttaaggtcaactttgatggtagTATCTCTGAGGAGGGAGGCAACAGTGGAGTGGGCTTTGTGATCA
Coding sequences:
- the LOC120108143 gene encoding uncharacterized protein LOC120108143, with amino-acid sequence MVGLTSSHLGGGFHEHRHGRVPVPILLRQPRQRWGKLAITLQMADPRTSEAKRRLPASTSTFTLAYPIVRRWSVNPSKTIGRRRYLLDRLLVPVLKRQEGEPEPHHYPIHHLGAWGEVRQPAVHSQKLAGQYPWTIRQRCIFVSLTSEMEGQVLLHHRESLDIVVELPLLPQFPATHSVGTCLPKLRTMTAVDAHAFRAFPTRSAGSSSTSVKCLWRISSSSDGLTTWVASVALEPPLTRREPCLALSEPAAHCQHPSL